The bacterium genomic sequence TCCCAGCGGCTTAGCCTCATCCTGAACCGGATGGAGAAGGGCGAGGGGAACCTGGGCTAACTGTCCAAGGATGAGGTCATGTACAAGAATATGAAGGAAACATCGGAAGAATTGAACCAGCTCATCAAGGATATAAAAAAGGATCCCAAAAAATATTTAGGCATCAGCGTGTTTTAGCCTTAATCCCTATGCCGGGTACGGCAAAGGCACTCCTTCATCAAATCCAAAAAATTACAGGTTATTATGGAAAACATACCACGCAAGGAACGGGAACGGCAGGCCAAAAAACAGGATATCCTGAAGGCCGCCCGTGAGGTGTTCGCCCAGAAGGGCCTCCACGCAGCTACTCTTGATGAGATCGCCGAGAAAGCCGAGTTTGCCAAGGGCACGCTTTACGGATATTTCCAGAGCAAGGATGATCTGTTCGCCTCCATGCTGGAAGAGGAACTGATCAAATTTGAACAATGCATCATCCAGGTGTTGAACCTGCCGCTTGCTCCTGCTTCCAAGGTGGAAAAATTGGTCAAGACCATGTTGCTGGCCTTTGAGCAAAACGAAGATTTTTTGAGGCTGCTAAGCAAGGAGCGTCCCGGGATGTCCAATATTCAGGTGGGTGAAAAGATGATGGATCATTTTAAAACCCTGACCAAGCTGGTTTCGGGCATGGTAAAAGACGGTATCAAGGAGGGGGTCTTTGCCCCCAAGGATCCGGTCCGGACCGCGATGGCTTTGTTCAATCTGGTGCACGGTTCGGCCATGAGCTCGCTGTTGAATCATAAGAAGATCAACGACCCCGAAGAAGCCAAATTTCTGACAGATCTTTTCCTGAACGGGATAAAGTCATAAACTGAAAAACAAAATTAGGAAATATAGGAAGCAAAGGCAAAGGATTTAATATGAAAAAAGGCATATTGCTCTTAACCGGGCTGTCGCTTTTCCTGACGGCCGCAGTGGCCGAAGATTATACCCTGCAGCAGGCAGTGGAAATTGCGCTGAAGAACAACCCGTCCATCCAGGTCTCACGGGAAAAGATCACCGCTGCCCAGGGGCAGATGGAAACGGTC encodes the following:
- a CDS encoding TetR/AcrR family transcriptional regulator, translating into MENIPRKERERQAKKQDILKAAREVFAQKGLHAATLDEIAEKAEFAKGTLYGYFQSKDDLFASMLEEELIKFEQCIIQVLNLPLAPASKVEKLVKTMLLAFEQNEDFLRLLSKERPGMSNIQVGEKMMDHFKTLTKLVSGMVKDGIKEGVFAPKDPVRTAMALFNLVHGSAMSSLLNHKKINDPEEAKFLTDLFLNGIKS